From Candidatus Saccharibacteria bacterium:
ATCGACCTCAGACACTACAAATCGAATCTTAACACCTCTCAAATGATCAAGATGTGACATCACCCGGTGTGAGATATGGTGACCAGGATCAAGATCCTGAATATCACTATTATCAATATGAGCATAGGCGACAATTCCTCTTTTTATCACATTGCTAGACATGATTTTATGAAGCCTGGTCAGTGATACATGATCAAGAGCCTGACCCTCGATGAATTCTCGATACAACCGATGAGGATCTACCTGATATTGCATGAGTCGGGCAGCGGACGCATAGGCCCTGGCATCCGTATTGGCATTGACAAACCCAGCTGTATCTGAGTAGATACCAATCATGAGATATTCTGCTATCTGTTTATCAATCGGCCAATCCAGGGCTTCAATTATATCTAATACAAGAATTGTGTTTGAGGCTGCCTTAGGATCAATAATCATCAAATCCGTTTGCTCTTTCCCTCTCGAACCATGATGATCAATTGTTACCGTCTTAATATCTTCAAGCCAAGGGTTAGCTTGATAAGTTTTCTCAAACTGCTGCAATGAACCTGCATCCATATGAAACACCAGATCAAATCTCCCCCTAATCTGATCTAAGTTTCTGCTAAACTGACAGAGTTCATTACCTTTTATATAATTATATCCCGGATCATTACCTCTATCGCCATACCAAAAAACTTGTTTGTCCATTTGCTGCCAAACACTGAACAGGGCTAAGTTAGAACCAACACTATCTCCATCTGGGCTATCTGGTGCAACTATCAAGATGCCATTAGCATCCTTGATCATTTCTTGCAACTGATAAAGTATTCTCTTATCTAACATAAGAATAATTATAACATGCTATCAAGCCATCTAGGGACATTTATACCAGTTGATCGCTAATTTTTAATGATGGTTTAGATCAATTGACGATTTTCAATAGCTCGAATTAAAGTTAAGTGATCAGTATAATCTATATCTCCGCCCATTGGCATTCCCTGAGCTAGCTTACTAACCTTGAGATCAGAAAATCCTTCAAGAGCCTTGGCAATATAGAGTGCTGTAGTCTCACCATCCAAACTAGCATTGGTTCCTACTATTACCTCCTTAATTTGATGCATTTTGATCATATCTTGCAATAGATCAAATCTTAAATCTATTTCACTGACCCCATTTAGTGGTGAAACCAAACCATGCAATACAAAATATAATCCCCGATAGTTATTGGTCTTTTCGATTGCGATCAAATCCGTAGGACTCGACACAATCAATAATCGATCTGATTCACGCTTTGGATCCTGACAGATCTGGCAACTCGCTTGATCGGCATAATTTTGACAATATTTACAAACGTGCAACCCTTCTTCTAGATCGAGAATTGCCTGAGCAAGACTACGATAATCATCTTTGGCAATTGCTAGAGCCAATCTCTGTGCACTCCGATTGCCAATGCTTGGTAATCGATTCAACTCCTCAACAAGCTGTATTAAAACCCTTGGTAGCATTGATACTATACTCTACTCTAGAGACCAGGAATACCGAGCTTGTCCATACCGGGCATTGTCTTCATCTTTTCAGCGGCCTCTACCTGGACTTGGCTAAAAGCTTGATTGGTAGCAGACTTGATCCAATTTTCAATTGAGCTCTTGTTTTCCTCACTGAGAATACTGGGATCTAGATCTATACTCACAATCTTTTGTTCTCCATTGGCAGTAACCTTGACCTTGCCATCACCAGCCTCACCAGTCATTTCCAGCTTTTTAAGCTCTTTTTGTAATTTGCGCATTTGATTAATCATCTTAGCTTTATCAAACATTTTTCCTCCATCTTTTAATATTTGGTACTGATATCATATCACCAAAAATTGAGAATGTTAATTATTAGGAAGCTGAAATGCTAGGCGTCCTATGTGGATTTTTCTTGTAAATACACCGATAATCTTGGAACTATTTCCTCAAGCTCTTTAATACCCAATACTTGATATTGATTGACCATTGCATAGCCAACATTGACTATGCAGCCATCCCATTTTCCAGTACTTGGTTCAGTTCTAAAAAGCTTTATCTTTTGTGTACCTTCATCTGAAGGTAAGCTGATTTCATAGGCATCCTCGGATAGCTCTATAATCCCAACTACACCACCCTCTAACCTTATATCAGATACCAGGTTTGCAAGCCTACCTAAAAGATCTTGCCTAGTTGCATATGGGTCGGCCTGATGTTCATAATTCTGTCTTTCTGACATGTTCTGAAGTATACAATAAAATGACAATAAAATCTAGTTGTATTTTCCTTTAATGGAATTAAATCGAATCCGTAACATCTCTCCAAAGACATTAACTGCAATCCCAAGGGGATTGCTACCAGATATCTTACTCCCCTCTTGGATATCCTGCCAATCTTTGACCTCAATAATATCTATTCTGTAATGGTATTTTTTTGCAATGAATAGTATCTCCATATCAAAACCCCACCCATCCAAAGTTTGCTTATTAAAAACTAAATCAGCTATATCAGAGCGAAATAATTTAAATCCACACTGCGTATCCGCCAAATCTATCCTTAATACCGTCCTGGTAAGCAAATTACCAATGCCAGAGATCCAACGCCTCAAGCCCTTATGGCTAGTCAAAATATTGCGTACTCCGACTGCTAAATCACTATTCTGCTTAATCATCTCTCTGACTTCCAATAAATGATCCAAGGGAGTGGCAAAATCTGCATCCATGAAAAGTTTATAGTCTGCCTGATATTTAAGCATAGCAAGTTTGACCTGATAGCCCTTTCCCCTAACGGGTCCCGTAGAATAATATTCCAAGTGGTCTACTCTATCTATAGCTTCCTTCACCTGGGCTTTAGTGCCATCCGGACTATTAGCATCCGCTACCACTATCTGGTAGGAATCAAAACCATTCTCCTGCAAAAACTGATCGAGAATAATTAAATTATTCTTTATTACACCCGCCTCCTTGTAGGCTGGTATTATGATCAAAAGGTTTATTTTATTATTCATCAGCTATCATTTAATACTTACAAGATAATACAAGCTAATATTGGTCATGTCAGAATTAATCATCTCGACCCCTACCTGATCCTTGTACTCAAACTTAATCTGATCAATTAATAAATCATTGGATCCATCCTGGTAGGTGATATAAATTTGTTTTGCCTTAAGACCCTTCAATTCATCTATATTGCTCCCACGAATCTGATATTCAAAACCTTGATCACCAGCTAATGTCATTTTAGCATCCAGCAAATCAGGATTTGAATAATTATCTATTATAATTGGGTTATCGGGACGCAAATCTATCCACTGATTAGCTATCTGATTAAGGTCCTCCCGGTAAATCTGATAAGTAGCTTGACTCTCTGGCCACGCTAGAAATACCTGCTGATAGCTCAACCCAAACCAAACTACAAAGGTGCTAGCCACTAATCCATAAAAAGTCAATTTGATTATTCTGGATTCAAACTCATTGCCAATAATCAATAAAATCAGATTCAATCCATAGCCAGCCAATGGTATCAAGCTAACCAATATCACAATTAACCAACCGAAGCTTGATTCGATATTAAGTAAGCTTGCCAGGATCCAAAAACTAGCAATAACTATCAAATATAGTCTAAAAATCTGTTTATTTTGATACAAGCCAACCAAACCCACGATTGCTAGTACGCCTAGATTGAGCTCTACCACACTCAATTGGCCAAAATAATAACCTGTTTGATCTAGCCCATTAACAAATAAATTTGAAAATACCTCAATAATATTACCCAACCAGGCCAAGATTGGATTGGATTCAGAAAAAACTGTTTTGGATCCAAGACTTTGCCAATCAAATTTAGTTAATAAAAAAGTCCCCAATAATCCTATCAGTATAGATAAGAATAACAAACTCAGACCAAGATAACGCGCTCTATCCTGATACTTTTTGACAGTAAATATCTGATAACCCAATAGGATAGCTGAAATCAAGACTGGTATCAGGCCTACTAGATGTAATCCAATTGATAAACTAAGTAACAAGCCACAATAGACCCAACTAAATCTCGTTTGACCTAGACCTCTAATAATTACCAAGCATGCCAGTATTCCAAGTAATAGACTCAGACTTATTAACTCAATCATTGTAGCTAGTCTTGAGCTAATCACCAAACCAATCGCGATACTAGCAATCAAGCTACTATAGACCCCAACTCTAAAAGAAAATACCTTGACTGCCAGAATACCAACTAGTACAACAATTAAAATACCAACGATTGCTGATAGTAATCTTAATTGGATTATGCTGATCTGACCAAAAGAACTATGCCAAATCTGAATGACTCCGTACCATATTAGACCAAACCCTTTATCAAGATACTGACCCAAATCTTTATCAACAATCCAGAAACTTTCAGCTGGACTAACTAGATTGATATTATTAAGCTTAAATAATCTCAATACCACACCAGCAAAAGTGGATAGTCCAGTAATCATGATTAGAACCATTGATAACTTATTTTTTATAAACATAATACTTATAGCTTACAAAATTCCAAGCCATTAGTGCAATAGTTGCAATTGCTAGATTAATATTATCAACCAATCCTGTTATACCACCATGCCAATCAGTAATCATAGCAATCCAATCAATCAGATTATTGACCAACTCAGCACGAACTAAGGCCGAAAGTGTTAAATTGCGAACCACAAACAGCCCAAATAAGGTCGAAATAATAAACTTAATGCTAACCTCTCGACTAATCTTACTCTTGAAAGTTAGTTTAGAATTAAGAATCAGACTATTGACTAATGCTATTGCTCCAGAAATCAAAGCTGATTGATTAACACTAAGACTAGTAAATATCAGCATTAGATTATATAAGCCAAAATCAATTAAGGTATTACCGACTCCAACTATTCCAAACTTAATTGCTTGCCAGAATGTATTGCGACCAATCACTCCTGTCCTTCTTGTTTATATTTTCTATCAAGTGAACGAAAACTAGTGTTTTTGTCATTAAAATAAAGCTCTACTGACCCAGTCGGACCATTACGGTGTTTCCTCAAAAGAATATCTGCAATGCCAGGCTTCTCTGTCTCCTTTGGATTATAGTATTCATCTCTGTAGATAAACAATACGACATCGGCATCCTGTTCAATCGAACCAGATTCTCTCAAATCAGCCAGCTGGGGAATTTTTGGCTGACGACTCTCAACGGATCTGGAAAGCTGTGATAGTGCCAATACAGGTGCATTAATCTCTCTTGCCAAAGACTTTAGTCCACGAGAGATAGCTGATATCTCTTGAACCCTGTTCTCTTTGCTGCTTGCATGATTCATCAGCTGAAGGTAATCCACTATCACTAGCCCGAGCTTGCCTATCTCCATTTGTAACCTTCTTGCCTTGGTACGCATCTCCATTACATTAAGAGAGGGTGAATCATCTATATACAACGGAGCTTCAGCTAAATCTCCCATCACAGATGTAATCTTGGAAAAATCTTGATCATCCAAATTACCTGTCCGTAACTTCCAGCCTTCGATACCAGCTCGAGCAGCAATAATCCTATCCGTCAGCTGTTCTTGACTCATCTCTATGCTAAATATCAATACTGGTCGATGATAGTCACAGGCAATATTACTAGCTAAGCTTAAAGCCAAACTTGTTTTACCCATAGCTGGTCTAGCTGCCAGGATAATCAGATCAGAATCTTGGAATCCCGCCAACTTATCATCCAGATCTTTAAATCCAGTAGGAGTACCCCTGAGTTGCTCTTTATCTTTATGGAGGCTATCAAAACGATCCATACTCTGAGCCAAAATATCCCTGAGTCGAACTAGATCCTTCTTACCCTGATCTTCACTGATTGCAAATATCTTACTTTCGACTTGGTCTAGCAACCCACCAATATCATCTTGGGAGTTATCAATAGCCATTGCTGTAATATCCTGACCAGTTTTGATCAACTTACGCAAGATAAACTTCTGGTTGATTAGCTCAGCATACCTCAAGGCATGAGAAGACGTAGGCACCTTATCAACCAACTCAGTCAGATAAACTGATCCTCCTACCTGCTCAAGTAGGTTATGATCCTTGAGATAATCTGTAAGAGTAATCAGATCAATTGGCAAATGCCTATCATAGAGTTCGAGCATCGCTCCAAAAATCATCTGGTGTCTGGCATCATAGAATGCTTCAGCACTCAAGATATCCGCGATTTTGATCAGGTTGTCTTTATCGAGCAATACTGCACCAAGTAAACTCTCTTCAGCCTCAATACTATTAGGTGGAACTTTTAATGTTGCCATTACTAACTCGTAGCCTCTAGACTAAAGATCTCCTTGGCAATACTAAAAATATCTTGAGTAGAATCCTGATCATTATTACCAACCTGCTGATCATCACCAGCAAGAAGTCCGACTTCTATCTGATCAGCCTGATAACCAAGTTGAGATAACCCATTAATAATAATTTCCTGCTTATCACGATCTTCGAGTTGTTGATGATAAAACTTAAACTTTGTCTGGATAATCAACTTCTTACCTTCAAGATTTAGTCTGGACTGCTTAATAATAGCTGCTAAAGAATTGTATTTTATTGACAGTAAATCTGCTAATCTAGCTGGATCAAAGTCTTCTGAAATCCGAGGCATCACTCTCGCTGGTTGATCCTGACCTAAACTAATATCTACACTATCAGGACTAACCTTATCCTGTATTGTTTGACCTATTTGGCTAGTCTTTGCATCGTCATTAGGCTGAGGCTTTTTTTCTTGATTTTGATCATCGGGTTGTAATTGATTCAAAGATGGACTTTTGAGATATCTCCAGATTGCCATTTCCAGAGGTAAGCTCGGATGATCAATTAGTTTGAAATCCATCTCAGCACTAATTAATAAATCTAGTAGTTCTATCAACTGATACTCTGAATTGATCATTAATTTTTCCCTAAGATGTTCGATTAATTGGCTATTCAATTGACGAGGATCTGCTCCACGCTCAATTAGACTAGCCAAAAAACTAATCGATGCAAAATCTTGACTAATAATTAATTTTGTCAGCTTTTCTAGATCAGCTGGCTTAATAAATCCGTAAAAATCCAACAAAAAATCTAAGTCTACTATTTGACCAAAACCTGACACTTGATCAAGTATTCCAATAGCATCACGCATCCCACCCAAAGCAAGCTTGGCAATATATGCCAGAGCAGGCTGATCAATTTTGATCTGTTCTTGATCAGCAATCCAACTCAACCTTTGTTCAATTAGCTCAGTACTGATTGGCTGAAAATCAAACCTCTGAGTCCGAGAAATAATTGTATCTGGCAATTTATGAACTTCTGTAGTAGCTAAAATAAAAATCACATAACTAGGTGGTTCTTCAAGAGTCTTAAGCAAAGCATTAAATGCCTCCTTGGTCAACATATGTACTTCATCAATAATATATACCTTATATCTAAGGTTAGTTGGCTGAAGCTGAACCTTCTCTTTTAGGATTCGAATCTCATCTATTCCTCGATTGCTAGCAGCATCTATTTCAGTGATATCTACATAACTTTCAAGATTAGCATCAGATTCAAGCTGATTAACCATCCGAGCAAAAATCCTAGCAACAGAAGTCTTCCCCGTACCTCTAGGCCCCGAGAATAAATAAGCATGACCAATCCTGGACTTATTGATAGCTCCACTCAGAGCCGAAATAATTGATGTCTGACCAGATAGATCTTCAAAAGATTTTGATCGATATTTACGATATAGCGCTACCCTCTCCATACCGTGTTATCTTAGCATATAGCTAGATTAAAATAAAACTAAAATTTTGATTTAAAGAATATCGACTAAATAATTCTTGGTAATCCCCGACTTTCGCCTGGAAGGGATTACTGATAATCCAGAAATCAGAATCTTGTAGCTCAAATTATACTGGGGCAATCTGATAATAATCCAAAAGTTTCTTGGCTAATTCGGCAAAAGCCTTTGCCGATGTTGAAGCTGAATAACCTTGGCTAGATGGTACTCGCAGTCTAACTAGAATAATAAACCTTGAGTCGGGATCACTATGAAACCCAATAAAAGTGTGATTGTACTGATCAGTACGATACCCACCTTGACCATCTGGTACCTGAGCAGTGCCAGTCTTGCCAGCTATCTTATAGCCTGGTATCACTGCATTATATCCACTAGCAGTTGGACTAACCACCGCTTCCATCATAACTTTTACCTGCTCAACTACTGCTGGGTCTACTACATTATCTTCTACTCTTGGCTCAAATTTCTTTTGCTTGTCATCTGGATAGATTACAGAATCTACAAGATAAGGTCTGACAAGTTTACCTCCATTAGCAAAAATAGCTAAAGCTCTAATCATCTGCAAGCTAGTCACAGAAATCCCTTGACCAAAGGTCATATTGGCATAATCAAAAGCACTAGCATCAA
This genomic window contains:
- a CDS encoding DHH family phosphoesterase, yielding MLDKRILYQLQEMIKDANGILIVAPDSPDGDSVGSNLALFSVWQQMDKQVFWYGDRGNDPGYNYIKGNELCQFSRNLDQIRGRFDLVFHMDAGSLQQFEKTYQANPWLEDIKTVTIDHHGSRGKEQTDLMIIDPKAASNTILVLDIIEALDWPIDKQIAEYLMIGIYSDTAGFVNANTDARAYASAARLMQYQVDPHRLYREFIEGQALDHVSLTRLHKIMSSNVIKRGIVAYAHIDNSDIQDLDPGHHISHRVMSHLDHLRGVKIRFVVSEVDTHQYKISFRSTTDYDISKVAEKFSGGGHKVAAGAKLVGPETVEQAAEQIYQTLIVELGIEEAQIKK
- the recR gene encoding recombination protein RecR, producing MLPRVLIQLVEELNRLPSIGNRSAQRLALAIAKDDYRSLAQAILDLEEGLHVCKYCQNYADQASCQICQDPKRESDRLLIVSSPTDLIAIEKTNNYRGLYFVLHGLVSPLNGVSEIDLRFDLLQDMIKMHQIKEVIVGTNASLDGETTALYIAKALEGFSDLKVSKLAQGMPMGGDIDYTDHLTLIRAIENRQLI
- a CDS encoding YbaB/EbfC family nucleoid-associated protein → MFDKAKMINQMRKLQKELKKLEMTGEAGDGKVKVTANGEQKIVSIDLDPSILSEENKSSIENWIKSATNQAFSQVQVEAAEKMKTMPGMDKLGIPGL
- a CDS encoding glycosyltransferase; the encoded protein is MNNKINLLIIIPAYKEAGVIKNNLIILDQFLQENGFDSYQIVVADANSPDGTKAQVKEAIDRVDHLEYYSTGPVRGKGYQVKLAMLKYQADYKLFMDADFATPLDHLLEVREMIKQNSDLAVGVRNILTSHKGLRRWISGIGNLLTRTVLRIDLADTQCGFKLFRSDIADLVFNKQTLDGWGFDMEILFIAKKYHYRIDIIEVKDWQDIQEGSKISGSNPLGIAVNVFGEMLRIRFNSIKGKYN
- a CDS encoding GtrA family protein; the protein is MIGRNTFWQAIKFGIVGVGNTLIDFGLYNLMLIFTSLSVNQSALISGAIALVNSLILNSKLTFKSKISREVSIKFIISTLFGLFVVRNLTLSALVRAELVNNLIDWIAMITDWHGGITGLVDNINLAIATIALMAWNFVSYKYYVYKK
- the dnaB gene encoding replicative DNA helicase, which produces MATLKVPPNSIEAEESLLGAVLLDKDNLIKIADILSAEAFYDARHQMIFGAMLELYDRHLPIDLITLTDYLKDHNLLEQVGGSVYLTELVDKVPTSSHALRYAELINQKFILRKLIKTGQDITAMAIDNSQDDIGGLLDQVESKIFAISEDQGKKDLVRLRDILAQSMDRFDSLHKDKEQLRGTPTGFKDLDDKLAGFQDSDLIILAARPAMGKTSLALSLASNIACDYHRPVLIFSIEMSQEQLTDRIIAARAGIEGWKLRTGNLDDQDFSKITSVMGDLAEAPLYIDDSPSLNVMEMRTKARRLQMEIGKLGLVIVDYLQLMNHASSKENRVQEISAISRGLKSLAREINAPVLALSQLSRSVESRQPKIPQLADLRESGSIEQDADVVLFIYRDEYYNPKETEKPGIADILLRKHRNGPTGSVELYFNDKNTSFRSLDRKYKQEGQE
- the dnaX gene encoding DNA polymerase III subunit gamma/tau — its product is MERVALYRKYRSKSFEDLSGQTSIISALSGAINKSRIGHAYLFSGPRGTGKTSVARIFARMVNQLESDANLESYVDITEIDAASNRGIDEIRILKEKVQLQPTNLRYKVYIIDEVHMLTKEAFNALLKTLEEPPSYVIFILATTEVHKLPDTIISRTQRFDFQPISTELIEQRLSWIADQEQIKIDQPALAYIAKLALGGMRDAIGILDQVSGFGQIVDLDFLLDFYGFIKPADLEKLTKLIISQDFASISFLASLIERGADPRQLNSQLIEHLREKLMINSEYQLIELLDLLISAEMDFKLIDHPSLPLEMAIWRYLKSPSLNQLQPDDQNQEKKPQPNDDAKTSQIGQTIQDKVSPDSVDISLGQDQPARVMPRISEDFDPARLADLLSIKYNSLAAIIKQSRLNLEGKKLIIQTKFKFYHQQLEDRDKQEIIINGLSQLGYQADQIEVGLLAGDDQQVGNNDQDSTQDIFSIAKEIFSLEATS